The following are from one region of the Cyanobium sp. AMD-g genome:
- a CDS encoding ion transporter, with product MLLVPLLLLGLVVLALGLVRLVGRPWLSRTILEADNLSGKAFDALLMLAIALSVLAVVLESDPLLRQHWAGSFLRLEWGFTLLFSLEYLLRLLLVAEPRRYATSFYGIVDLLAILPSYLGLLIGGGQLFLVVRVLRLLRVFRVLKLGAYLQEAELLWSALIAARRKITVFLLAMVTLVILIGAFMYVIEAGNDGFGSIPVAIYWACVTITTVGYGDVAPVTPLGRFMASVVMLIGYSIIAVPTGILSAEIGLKVLRPAETSSPSAEAFSSPPDGNRTEAVVCGDCRKSGHDPDARHCKFCGAELK from the coding sequence ATGCTGCTGGTGCCGCTGCTGCTGCTGGGCTTGGTCGTCCTGGCCCTGGGGCTGGTGCGACTCGTCGGACGCCCCTGGCTGAGCCGCACGATCCTCGAGGCGGACAACCTCTCCGGCAAGGCCTTCGACGCCCTGCTGATGCTGGCGATCGCCCTGAGTGTGCTGGCGGTGGTGCTGGAGAGCGACCCACTTCTGCGGCAACACTGGGCCGGCAGCTTCCTGCGGCTGGAGTGGGGCTTCACCCTGCTGTTCAGCCTCGAATACCTGCTGAGGCTGCTGCTGGTGGCAGAGCCACGGCGGTATGCCACCAGTTTCTACGGGATCGTGGATCTGCTGGCGATCCTGCCCTCCTACCTGGGCCTGCTGATCGGTGGCGGGCAGCTGTTCCTGGTGGTGCGGGTGCTGCGGCTGCTGCGGGTGTTCCGGGTGCTGAAGCTGGGGGCCTACCTGCAGGAGGCGGAACTGCTCTGGAGCGCCCTGATCGCCGCCCGCCGCAAGATCACCGTGTTCCTGCTGGCCATGGTCACGCTGGTGATCCTGATCGGCGCCTTCATGTATGTGATCGAGGCCGGCAATGACGGCTTCGGCAGCATCCCGGTGGCCATCTACTGGGCCTGCGTCACGATCACCACGGTGGGCTACGGCGACGTGGCCCCGGTGACACCCCTGGGGCGCTTCATGGCCTCGGTGGTGATGCTGATCGGCTATAGCATCATCGCCGTGCCCACTGGCATCCTCAGCGCCGAGATCGGCCTGAAGGTGCTGCGGCCTGCCGAAACATCATCGCCTTCAGCAGAGGCCTTCTCCTCCCCGCCGGATGGGAACAGGACTGAAGCCGTGGTCTGTGGAGACTGCCGCAAGAGCGGCCATGATCCAGACGCCCGCCACTGCAAGTTCTGCGGTGCTGAGCTCAAGTGA
- a CDS encoding class II glutamine amidotransferase, with translation MCELLALSANTPTDMRFSFHGLTRRGGATGVHADGWGVASFDPDGRGVHLYREDAPAAFSPIAARVARLDLRSRCSIAHIRKATQGVVALENCHPFHRRWRGREWVFAHNGNLLGPLPGTHLFRPEGSTDSEIAFCWILEQLNAADADPEDLEATFATLVESSRQLEHQGTFNCLISNGSWLFAHASSRLHRITRRSPFGRATLADDDLSVDFSELAGDGDVVTIVSTEPLTTDEEWLPLQAGEAVLLVDGEVVLHRQPPGAPVTPIP, from the coding sequence ATGTGTGAACTGCTGGCCCTCAGCGCCAACACCCCCACCGACATGCGCTTCTCCTTCCATGGCCTCACCCGCCGGGGTGGGGCCACCGGAGTCCATGCCGATGGTTGGGGGGTGGCCAGCTTCGACCCCGACGGCCGCGGGGTGCATCTGTACCGGGAGGACGCCCCGGCGGCCTTCTCGCCCATCGCCGCCCGCGTGGCCCGCCTGGATCTGCGCTCCCGTTGCTCGATCGCCCACATCCGCAAGGCCACCCAGGGGGTGGTCGCCCTGGAGAACTGCCACCCCTTCCATCGCCGCTGGCGCGGGCGGGAGTGGGTGTTCGCCCATAACGGCAACCTGCTGGGGCCCCTGCCGGGCACGCACCTGTTTCGGCCGGAGGGTTCCACCGACAGCGAAATCGCCTTCTGCTGGATCCTCGAGCAATTGAACGCCGCCGATGCCGATCCGGAGGATCTGGAGGCCACCTTCGCCACCCTGGTCGAAAGCTCGCGGCAGCTGGAGCATCAGGGCACGTTCAACTGCCTGATCAGCAACGGCAGCTGGCTGTTCGCCCACGCCAGCAGCCGTCTGCACCGGATCACACGCCGGTCGCCCTTCGGTCGGGCCACCCTGGCCGATGACGACCTCAGCGTCGACTTCTCCGAGCTGGCCGGCGATGGCGACGTCGTGACGATCGTCAGCACCGAACCACTCACAACGGACGAGGAATGGCTGCCGTTGCAGGCAGGGGAGGCCGTGCTGCTGGTGGACGGAGAGGTGGTGCTGCACCGCCAGCCCCCGGGAGCTCCCGTCACCCCCATCCCTTAG
- a CDS encoding sulfate ABC transporter substrate-binding protein produces the protein MVSRFARSTAPLAITGLLLGGLALSGCSPRPEVGAGADGSGAPQELLLVSYAVTKGAYDRILPKFEADWKARTGQPISVKTSYGGSGSQTRAIIDGLDADVATLALAGDVLKLQEAGLVQPGWEKDLPGGSIITHSVVAFVTRDGNPRGVRTWADLAKPGITVVTANPKTSGGARWNFLGLWGSISQTGGSEAQAKAYVGSVYRNVENLPKDAREASDVFLKRGQGDVLLNYENEAILARRSGDLEAPFIVPDVNIRIEGPVTVIDRNVDHKGTRKAAEALAAYLQSEPAQEIFAEEGFRPVSPGVWSRVKGRFAPVKQLFSAGDFGGWDKINATFFGKDGVWDQLFSRSR, from the coding sequence GTGGTTTCCCGCTTCGCCCGTTCCACCGCCCCCCTCGCCATCACCGGCCTCCTGCTGGGGGGCCTGGCCCTGTCCGGCTGCAGCCCCCGGCCCGAGGTCGGTGCCGGTGCCGACGGGAGCGGCGCTCCCCAGGAGCTGCTGCTGGTGAGCTACGCCGTGACCAAGGGGGCCTACGACCGGATCCTGCCCAAGTTCGAAGCCGACTGGAAAGCCAGAACCGGCCAGCCGATCTCCGTGAAGACCAGCTACGGCGGCTCCGGCTCCCAGACCCGGGCGATCATCGACGGCCTCGATGCCGACGTGGCCACCCTCGCCCTGGCCGGTGACGTGCTCAAGCTCCAGGAAGCGGGCCTGGTCCAGCCAGGCTGGGAGAAGGATCTGCCCGGCGGCTCGATCATCACCCACTCGGTGGTGGCCTTCGTCACCCGGGACGGCAATCCCAGAGGCGTCCGGACCTGGGCGGATCTGGCCAAGCCCGGCATCACCGTGGTGACGGCCAATCCCAAGACCTCGGGTGGTGCCCGCTGGAACTTCCTGGGCCTCTGGGGCTCGATCAGCCAGACCGGCGGCAGCGAGGCCCAGGCCAAGGCCTACGTGGGCTCGGTCTACCGCAACGTGGAGAACCTGCCCAAGGACGCCCGCGAAGCCAGCGACGTGTTCCTCAAGCGCGGCCAGGGCGACGTGCTGCTCAATTACGAAAACGAGGCGATCCTCGCCAGGCGCAGCGGCGATCTCGAAGCCCCCTTCATCGTGCCCGATGTCAACATCCGCATCGAGGGCCCGGTGACCGTCATCGACCGCAACGTGGACCACAAGGGCACCCGCAAGGCCGCCGAAGCCCTGGCCGCCTACCTGCAGAGCGAGCCGGCCCAGGAGATCTTCGCCGAGGAGGGCTTCCGTCCGGTCAGTCCGGGCGTGTGGAGCCGGGTGAAGGGCCGTTTCGCACCGGTGAAGCAACTCTTCTCGGCCGGCGACTTCGGCGGCTGGGACAAGATCAACGCCACCTTCTTCGGCAAGGACGGGGTCTGGGACCAACTGTTCAGCCGCTCGCGCTGA
- a CDS encoding ABC transporter ATP-binding protein, translating into MTPSPDGVAPVPLLQVEAISCRFGGLLALDRVSLELAEGEIFGLIGPNGAGKTTLFNVISGLTSPSGGRCFWRGVPTNRLGASGLNRLGIARTFQNLRLFESLSVRENVLVGLHNAARAPLLGALLGNGSFRRHQGRLEARAMELLTLLELGALADQRAGDLPYGDRRRLEIARALATSPQLLLLDEPAAGMNPSEKDDLRQLIGRIRDQFALTVLIIEHHVPLMMRLCDRLAVLNFGERIALGSPSEVRRDPRVIEAYLGGSGGGSGGGAGRAAGDGR; encoded by the coding sequence ATGACACCGAGCCCCGATGGTGTGGCACCGGTGCCCCTGCTGCAGGTGGAGGCGATCAGCTGCCGCTTCGGCGGCCTGCTGGCCCTCGATCGGGTGAGCCTGGAGCTGGCGGAGGGGGAGATCTTCGGTCTGATCGGTCCCAACGGCGCCGGCAAGACCACCCTGTTCAACGTGATCTCCGGCCTCACCAGCCCCAGCGGCGGCCGCTGCTTCTGGCGGGGGGTGCCCACCAATCGGCTGGGGGCCAGCGGCCTCAACCGGCTGGGCATCGCCCGCACCTTCCAGAACCTGCGACTGTTCGAGAGCCTGTCGGTGCGGGAGAACGTGCTGGTGGGCCTGCACAACGCCGCCCGCGCCCCCCTGCTGGGGGCCCTGCTGGGCAACGGCAGCTTCCGCCGCCACCAGGGGCGGCTGGAGGCCCGGGCGATGGAGCTGCTGACGTTGCTGGAGCTGGGGGCCCTGGCCGACCAGCGCGCCGGGGATCTGCCCTACGGCGACCGGCGGCGTCTGGAGATCGCCCGGGCCCTGGCGACGTCACCCCAGCTGCTGCTGCTGGATGAACCCGCCGCCGGCATGAACCCCTCCGAGAAGGACGACCTGCGGCAGCTGATCGGCCGGATCCGCGACCAGTTCGCCCTGACGGTGCTGATCATCGAGCACCACGTGCCGTTGATGATGCGCCTCTGCGACCGGCTGGCGGTGCTCAACTTCGGCGAACGCATCGCCCTGGGCAGCCCCTCCGAGGTGCGCCGCGACCCGCGGGTGATCGAGGCCTACCTGGGTGGTTCGGGTGGGGGCTCGGGCGGCGGCGCGGGCCGTGCCGCCGGAGACGGCCGATGA
- the hemL gene encoding glutamate-1-semialdehyde 2,1-aminomutase yields the protein MSSATPSAPTSAPSLVTTRSEEIFAAAQTLMPGGVSSPVRAFKSVGGQPIVFDRVKGAYAWDVDGNRYIDYVGSWGPAICGHSHPEVIAALHQALEKGTSFGAPCVLENELAELVIAAVPSVEMVRFVNSGTEACMAVLRLMRAFTGREKVIKFEGCYHGHADMFLVKAGSGVATLGLPDSPGVPRAVTASTLTAPYNCLESVKELFANNPGEIAGVILEPVVGNAGFITPEPGFLEGLRELTKENGALLVFDEVMTGFRISYGGAQARFGVTPDLTTMGKVIGGGLPVGAYGGRADIMAMVAPAGPMYQAGTLSGNPLAMTAGIKTLQLLKQPGSYERLETITRRLIDGIRAAAAEAGVPFCGGNISAMFGFFLCEGPVHNFEQAKAADTARFGRLHRGMLERGIYLAPSAFEAGFTSLAHSDADIDATIAAFRDVFRSLA from the coding sequence TTGAGTTCGGCCACCCCTTCTGCGCCCACCTCGGCCCCTTCCCTCGTCACCACCCGATCCGAGGAGATCTTCGCCGCCGCCCAGACCCTCATGCCAGGAGGCGTCAGCTCCCCGGTGCGGGCCTTCAAGTCGGTGGGCGGACAGCCGATCGTCTTCGACCGGGTCAAGGGCGCCTACGCCTGGGACGTGGACGGCAACCGCTACATCGATTACGTGGGCAGCTGGGGCCCCGCCATCTGCGGCCACAGCCATCCCGAGGTGATCGCCGCCCTGCACCAGGCCCTTGAGAAGGGCACCAGCTTCGGGGCTCCCTGCGTGCTCGAGAACGAGCTGGCCGAGCTGGTGATCGCCGCCGTGCCGTCGGTGGAGATGGTGCGCTTCGTCAATTCCGGCACCGAGGCCTGCATGGCGGTGCTGCGGCTGATGCGCGCCTTCACCGGCCGGGAGAAGGTGATCAAGTTCGAGGGCTGCTACCACGGCCACGCCGACATGTTCCTGGTCAAGGCGGGGTCCGGGGTGGCCACCCTCGGCCTGCCCGATTCCCCCGGGGTGCCGCGGGCGGTCACGGCCAGCACCCTCACCGCTCCCTACAACTGTCTCGAATCGGTCAAGGAGCTGTTCGCCAACAACCCCGGTGAAATCGCCGGGGTGATCCTGGAGCCGGTGGTGGGCAACGCGGGCTTCATCACCCCCGAACCCGGTTTCCTGGAGGGCCTGAGGGAACTCACCAAGGAAAACGGCGCCCTGCTGGTGTTCGACGAAGTCATGACCGGCTTCCGCATCAGCTACGGCGGCGCCCAGGCCCGCTTCGGCGTCACCCCTGACCTCACCACCATGGGCAAGGTGATCGGCGGCGGCCTGCCGGTGGGGGCCTATGGCGGCCGGGCCGACATCATGGCGATGGTGGCGCCCGCCGGGCCGATGTACCAGGCCGGCACCCTGAGCGGCAATCCCCTGGCCATGACCGCCGGCATCAAGACCCTGCAGCTGCTGAAACAACCCGGCAGTTACGAGCGGCTGGAGACGATCACCCGCCGCCTCATCGACGGCATCCGCGCCGCCGCCGCCGAGGCGGGGGTTCCCTTCTGCGGTGGCAACATCAGCGCCATGTTCGGTTTCTTCCTCTGCGAAGGTCCGGTGCACAACTTCGAGCAGGCCAAGGCCGCCGACACGGCCCGCTTCGGGCGGCTGCACCGCGGCATGCTCGAGCGCGGCATCTATCTGGCACCGAGTGCCTTCGAGGCCGGCTTCACCTCCCTGGCCCACAGCGACGCCGACATCGACGCGACCATCGCCGCCTTCCGCGACGTCTTCCGCTCGCTGGCGTGA
- a CDS encoding FAD-linked oxidase C-terminal domain-containing protein, translated as MERHCRALLPARAVVAAPQELLAYDCDGLTLHRAQPRLVVLPETTEQVAALLRLCHTRGVPFVARGSGTGLSGGALAESEALVIATTRMRSILDIDLANRRLTVQPGVINGWVTRAVAGDGFYYAPDPSSQVVCSIGGNVAENSGGVHCLKYGVTSNHVLELEVVLPDGTVTTFGSGLAETPELDLRGVFIGSEGTLGIATAITLRLLRAPQSVAVLLADFTAMEAAGEAVRLVTAAGVLPAGMEIMDNFTINAVDDLFGRDEYPRDAAAVLLIELDGQEREVAAAVEIAGELCRRAGARTIRRASSEADRALLWKGRKSAFAAVGRITPTYYVQDGVVPRSALPGVLAAIEALSRRYELPVANVFHAGDGNLHPLILYRADEPGVTDRVQELGAEILRLCIDAGGSITGEHGVGSDKRCYLDWMFAPDDLATMRLVREAFDPTGLANPGKIFPTPRSCGESARRQASSLTMRLEAPLTGGVQQPILEPLDVF; from the coding sequence ATGGAGCGCCACTGCCGCGCCCTGCTGCCGGCGCGGGCGGTGGTGGCGGCTCCCCAGGAGCTGCTGGCCTACGACTGCGACGGTCTCACCCTGCACCGGGCCCAGCCCCGTCTGGTGGTGCTGCCGGAAACGACCGAGCAGGTGGCGGCCCTGCTGCGGCTCTGCCACACCCGGGGGGTGCCCTTCGTGGCCCGGGGCAGTGGCACCGGCCTCTCCGGCGGCGCCCTGGCCGAGAGCGAGGCGCTGGTGATCGCCACCACCCGCATGCGCTCGATCCTGGACATCGATCTGGCCAACCGGCGCCTCACCGTCCAGCCGGGGGTGATCAACGGCTGGGTCACCCGGGCGGTGGCCGGCGACGGCTTCTATTACGCCCCCGACCCCTCCAGCCAGGTGGTGTGCAGCATCGGCGGCAACGTGGCCGAGAACTCCGGTGGGGTGCACTGCCTCAAATACGGCGTCACCAGCAACCATGTGCTGGAGCTGGAGGTGGTGCTGCCCGACGGCACGGTCACCACCTTTGGCAGCGGCCTGGCCGAAACCCCCGAGCTGGATCTGCGCGGGGTGTTCATCGGCAGTGAAGGCACCCTCGGCATCGCCACCGCCATCACCCTGCGGCTGCTGAGGGCGCCCCAGAGCGTGGCGGTGCTGCTGGCCGATTTCACCGCCATGGAGGCCGCCGGTGAGGCGGTGCGCCTGGTGACGGCGGCCGGCGTGCTGCCGGCGGGGATGGAGATCATGGACAACTTCACCATCAACGCCGTCGATGACCTCTTCGGCCGGGATGAGTACCCCCGCGACGCGGCCGCGGTGCTGCTGATCGAACTGGACGGACAGGAGCGGGAGGTGGCCGCCGCGGTGGAGATCGCCGGGGAGCTCTGCCGCCGGGCCGGGGCCCGCACGATCCGGCGCGCCTCCAGTGAGGCCGACCGGGCCCTGCTCTGGAAGGGCCGCAAGTCGGCCTTCGCCGCCGTCGGCCGCATCACCCCCACCTATTACGTGCAGGACGGCGTCGTGCCCCGCAGTGCCCTGCCCGGGGTGCTGGCGGCGATCGAGGCGCTCAGCCGCCGCTACGAGCTGCCGGTGGCCAACGTGTTCCATGCCGGGGACGGCAATCTCCACCCCCTGATCCTGTACCGGGCCGATGAGCCCGGCGTGACCGACCGGGTGCAGGAGCTGGGGGCCGAGATCCTGCGTCTCTGCATCGACGCCGGCGGCAGCATCACCGGCGAGCACGGCGTGGGCAGCGACAAGCGCTGCTATCTCGACTGGATGTTCGCCCCCGACGACCTGGCCACCATGCGCCTGGTGCGGGAGGCCTTCGACCCGACGGGCCTGGCCAACCCCGGCAAGATCTTCCCCACCCCGCGCAGCTGCGGAGAATCGGCGCGGCGCCAGGCGTCGTCGCTCACCATGCGGCTCGAGGCGCCACTCACCGGCGGCGTCCAGCAGCCGATCCTCGAACCCCTGGATGTCTTCTGA
- a CDS encoding branched-chain amino acid ABC transporter permease, whose translation MDAALLEQMLLGALLALSVYLPLRCGQLSLATPGFYAVGGYVAALLSTGVPAFAGSGATSPLPALVAEMVLGGMLAGLIALAIGGPVLRLRGIYLAIATIALVEILRVLNLNLPFTGGAMGIFGIPQPFAHARGYVLFTLALLALACWLCQRLEALRLGRAMAAIRDDELAAASLGIDTPRTKLIAFVASAVLAGLTGALAAHFFNSWNARAGSFDASITTLAFVVFGGSRFWLGPVLGGLALTALPELLRPVGDLRLILFGAVILLGPLFFPQGLVTAERLRWLAALLGRGRHRDRQAPQAP comes from the coding sequence ATGGACGCCGCCCTGCTCGAACAGATGCTGCTCGGCGCCCTGCTGGCGCTCTCGGTCTACCTGCCGCTGCGCTGCGGCCAGCTGTCCCTGGCCACCCCGGGCTTCTATGCGGTGGGGGGCTATGTGGCCGCCCTGCTCTCCACAGGCGTCCCCGCCTTCGCCGGCAGCGGCGCCACCTCGCCGCTGCCGGCCCTGGTGGCGGAGATGGTGCTGGGGGGGATGCTGGCGGGGCTGATCGCCCTGGCGATCGGCGGGCCGGTGCTGCGGCTGCGGGGGATCTACCTGGCCATCGCCACGATCGCCCTGGTGGAGATCCTGCGGGTGCTCAACCTCAACCTGCCCTTCACAGGCGGCGCCATGGGCATCTTCGGCATCCCCCAGCCGTTCGCGCACGCCCGCGGCTACGTGCTGTTCACCCTGGCTCTGCTGGCCCTGGCCTGCTGGCTGTGCCAGCGGCTGGAGGCGCTACGGCTCGGCCGGGCCATGGCCGCCATCCGCGACGACGAGCTGGCGGCCGCCAGCCTGGGCATTGACACCCCCCGCACCAAGCTGATCGCCTTCGTGGCCAGCGCCGTGCTGGCCGGCCTCACCGGGGCGCTGGCCGCCCACTTCTTCAATTCCTGGAACGCCCGGGCGGGCAGCTTCGACGCCAGCATCACCACCCTGGCCTTCGTGGTGTTCGGCGGTTCGCGCTTCTGGCTGGGGCCGGTGCTGGGGGGCCTGGCACTCACCGCCCTGCCGGAACTGCTGCGGCCGGTGGGGGACCTGCGCCTGATCCTGTTCGGGGCGGTGATCCTGCTGGGTCCGCTGTTCTTCCCCCAGGGACTGGTGACGGCGGAGCGGCTGCGCTGGCTGGCAGCCCTGCTCGGCCGGGGCCGCCACCGGGACCGCCAGGCTCCCCAGGCCCCATGA
- a CDS encoding ABC transporter substrate-binding protein gives MSVGRLLRVGTGLLTLSLLLAGCGSDDTNQPVDVTGGVPVGAVLALTGNANVYGQDQKIGLELALQQRNGSGGINGRPLKLALEDSGSDEPGANAAFTLQINRGVLALIGPTLSQQAFSADPIAQRRGVPVVAPSNTATGIPEIGFFISRVSAQSSVIAPLAIERALTIQPGLKRAAVFYAQDDAYSTAETTIFQKALKEKGLEPVTVQRTQLNDQDFQNQISAALREKPDLIVLSLQAVDGGNLIRQLRELGYRGLIVAGNGMNTPNIYPICQKYCDGLLIAQAYSPELDTPANGAFLKAFKAAKGGAIPPQLTAQAYTALQVIGEALVRLDKRQPLAGAPLAATRKQLMQEILAGSYATPLGEIRFTPEGEVIQSQFFVAQVRMDPDGRSGRFALLK, from the coding sequence GTGAGCGTCGGTCGTCTCCTGCGGGTCGGCACGGGGCTGCTGACCCTTTCCCTGCTGCTGGCCGGCTGCGGCAGCGATGACACCAACCAGCCAGTGGATGTCACCGGCGGGGTGCCGGTGGGGGCTGTGCTGGCTCTCACCGGCAACGCCAACGTCTACGGCCAGGACCAGAAGATCGGCCTGGAGCTGGCCCTCCAGCAGCGCAACGGCAGCGGCGGCATCAACGGCCGGCCCCTGAAGCTGGCCCTGGAGGACAGCGGCAGCGACGAACCGGGGGCCAACGCGGCCTTCACCCTGCAGATCAACAGGGGCGTGCTGGCCCTGATCGGCCCCACCCTCTCCCAGCAGGCCTTCTCCGCCGACCCCATTGCCCAGCGCCGTGGTGTGCCGGTGGTGGCCCCCTCCAACACGGCCACCGGCATCCCGGAGATCGGCTTTTTCATCAGCCGGGTGTCGGCCCAGAGCTCGGTGATCGCACCGCTGGCCATCGAACGGGCCCTGACGATCCAGCCTGGCCTCAAGCGGGCGGCGGTGTTCTACGCCCAGGACGACGCCTACAGCACCGCCGAGACCACCATCTTCCAGAAGGCCCTCAAGGAGAAGGGCCTCGAGCCGGTGACGGTGCAGCGCACCCAGCTCAACGACCAGGACTTCCAGAACCAGATCAGCGCCGCCCTGCGGGAGAAGCCCGATCTGATCGTGCTGTCGCTGCAGGCGGTGGATGGGGGCAACCTGATCCGCCAGCTGCGGGAGCTGGGCTACCGGGGCCTGATCGTGGCCGGCAACGGCATGAACACCCCCAACATCTACCCGATCTGCCAGAAGTACTGCGACGGGCTGCTGATCGCCCAGGCCTACAGCCCCGAACTCGACACCCCTGCCAACGGAGCCTTCCTCAAGGCCTTCAAGGCCGCCAAAGGCGGCGCCATCCCGCCCCAGCTCACCGCCCAGGCCTACACAGCCCTGCAGGTGATCGGCGAGGCCCTGGTGCGCCTCGACAAACGCCAGCCCCTGGCCGGCGCCCCCCTGGCGGCGACCCGCAAGCAGCTGATGCAGGAGATCCTGGCCGGCAGCTATGCCACCCCCCTGGGCGAGATCCGCTTCACCCCCGAGGGTGAGGTGATCCAGAGCCAGTTTTTCGTGGCCCAGGTGCGCATGGATCCGGACGGGCGCAGCGGACGCTTCGCCCTGCTCAAGTAA
- a CDS encoding branched-chain amino acid ABC transporter permease, with the protein MDLLQILVNGLSVGAVYGLFALGYTLVFSVLGVINFAHGAVFTLGAYFTYLLIGGAVGANGLLAGFQLPFALPFWGALPLAGLGAALVALLVERVAFRPLRRRRADPLLALITSLGAGVILVNLIQLLVGAESYAIPTGALGGLPASFSLLGARVRTVQALLLGIAVLLLALLTLWLEGSRNGKGLQAVAEDAETAQLLGIDSTAMVRLAFGLSGFLAGVAGGLVGLSVSIAGPYFGIGYGLKGLAVLVLGGLGSVPGAVLGGLIVGLAEAFVPADWSGYKDAVSYGFLFLVLLLRPRGLLGRPLPSKV; encoded by the coding sequence GTGGACCTGCTCCAGATCCTGGTCAACGGTCTGTCGGTGGGGGCGGTCTACGGGCTGTTCGCCCTGGGGTACACCCTGGTGTTCTCGGTGCTGGGGGTGATCAACTTCGCCCATGGGGCGGTGTTCACCCTCGGCGCTTACTTCACCTATCTCCTGATCGGCGGCGCGGTGGGGGCCAACGGACTGCTGGCCGGTTTCCAGCTGCCCTTCGCCCTGCCCTTCTGGGGTGCCCTGCCCCTGGCGGGGCTGGGGGCGGCCCTGGTGGCCCTGCTGGTGGAGCGGGTGGCCTTCCGCCCCCTGCGTCGCCGCAGGGCCGACCCCCTGCTGGCCCTGATCACCAGCCTCGGGGCCGGCGTGATCCTGGTGAACCTGATCCAGCTGCTGGTGGGGGCCGAAAGCTATGCCATCCCCACGGGTGCCCTCGGGGGCCTGCCGGCCTCGTTCTCCCTGCTGGGCGCCCGTGTGCGCACGGTGCAGGCCCTGCTGCTGGGGATCGCGGTGCTGCTGCTGGCCCTGCTCACCCTCTGGCTGGAGGGCAGCCGCAACGGCAAGGGGCTGCAGGCGGTGGCCGAAGACGCCGAAACCGCCCAGCTGCTGGGCATCGACAGCACAGCCATGGTGCGGCTCGCCTTCGGGCTCAGCGGCTTCCTGGCCGGGGTGGCCGGCGGCCTGGTGGGGCTGAGCGTCAGCATCGCCGGGCCCTACTTCGGCATCGGCTACGGCCTCAAGGGGCTGGCGGTGCTGGTGCTGGGCGGGCTGGGCAGCGTGCCGGGGGCGGTGCTGGGCGGGCTGATCGTCGGCCTGGCGGAAGCCTTTGTGCCGGCCGACTGGTCGGGGTACAAAGATGCCGTGAGCTATGGCTTCCTGTTCCTGGTGCTGCTGCTGCGGCCCCGGGGGCTGCTGGGCCGGCCGCTGCCCTCCAAGGTGTGA
- a CDS encoding ABC transporter ATP-binding protein: MTPLLELRRLTVRYGALTALRGLDLQVRQGELVTLLGANGAGKSTTLRAISRLVATAAGQVLWRGTDLAGVRTHRTVRLGISHCPEGRRVLARQTVATNLELGAWLRRDRAGIAADLERCYGLFPRLAERRHQLAGNLSGGEQQMLAIARALMGRPSLLLLDEPSLGLAPKLVAEVMAALAALHAGGLSMLLVEQNATAALEIADRGVVLESGSISLEGSAADLLADEGLRASYLGRG, from the coding sequence ATGACGCCATTGCTGGAGTTGCGCCGGCTCACGGTGCGCTACGGCGCCCTCACCGCCCTGCGGGGACTCGATCTGCAGGTGCGCCAGGGCGAGCTGGTGACGCTGCTGGGGGCCAATGGCGCCGGCAAGAGCACCACCCTGCGCGCCATCTCCCGGCTGGTGGCTACTGCCGCCGGCCAGGTGCTGTGGCGCGGCACCGACCTGGCGGGGGTGCGCACCCATCGCACGGTGCGCCTCGGCATCAGCCATTGTCCCGAGGGCCGGCGGGTGCTGGCGCGGCAGACCGTGGCCACCAACCTGGAACTGGGGGCCTGGCTGCGGCGCGATCGGGCCGGCATCGCCGCCGACCTGGAACGCTGCTACGGCCTGTTTCCCCGCCTGGCGGAACGGCGCCACCAGCTGGCCGGCAATCTGTCCGGGGGCGAGCAGCAGATGCTGGCGATCGCCCGGGCCCTGATGGGCCGGCCAAGCCTGCTGCTGCTGGATGAACCCAGCCTTGGGCTGGCGCCAAAACTGGTGGCCGAGGTGATGGCCGCCCTGGCGGCCCTGCACGCAGGCGGGCTGTCGATGTTGCTGGTGGAGCAGAACGCCACCGCCGCCCTGGAGATCGCCGACCGCGGCGTGGTGCTGGAGAGCGGCAGCATCAGCCTGGAGGGCAGCGCCGCCGACCTGCTGGCCGATGAAGGACTGCGGGCCTCCTACCTGGGACGTGGCTGA